Proteins co-encoded in one Arachis hypogaea cultivar Tifrunner chromosome 13, arahy.Tifrunner.gnm2.J5K5, whole genome shotgun sequence genomic window:
- the LOC112735826 gene encoding uncharacterized protein isoform X1 has product MLMGDRKIEVYLNATSFHEQAFMNLLCFRMRFLMDAPRLKMQLLNMCMEPILQHKLSPLKQVCLPTVVVEFLRQAKAAKLFMTSESFAFDDMFEYDLLRAFGGIDRLHMFFLFYPCLLKKSESFVFYIRPHFAHWSKIKCDGTDDGEFNESDSDASDDEFADMNENDMIEDDTIVSVQAGLALTPPPGLE; this is encoded by the exons ATGTTAATGGGAGATAGGAAGATTGAAGTTTATCTGAATGCAACAAGTTTTCATGAGCAGGCTTTCATGAACTTGCTGTGTTTTCGAATGAGATTTCTGATGGATGCTCCAAGGCTCAAAATGCAACTTCTAAATATGTGCATGGAGCCAATCTTGCAACATAAATTGAGTCCTTTGAAG CAGGTTTGTCTACCTACTGTAGTAGTGGAATTCCTAAGACAAGCAAAGGCTGCTAAGCTTTTCATGACATCAGAATCATTTGCCTTTGATGATATGTTCGAATATGATCTTTTGAGGGCATTTGGCGGGATAGATAGACTCCACatgttctttcttttttatcCTTGTTTACTGAAGAAAAGTGAAAGTTTTGTATT tTACATAAGGCCACATTTTGCACACTGGTCAAAGATCAAATGTGATGGCACCGATGATGGCGAATTCAATGAAAGTGACAGCGATGCATCTGATGACGAATTTGCCGACatgaatgagaatgatatgatTGAAGATGACACAATAGTGAGTGTACAAGCAGGTTTGGCTTTGACCCCCCCCCCCGGACTTGAATAG
- the LOC112735826 gene encoding uncharacterized protein isoform X2, translating into MLMGDRKIEVYLNATSFHEQAFMNLLCFRMRFLMDAPRLKMQLLNMCMEPILQHKLSPLKVCLPTVVVEFLRQAKAAKLFMTSESFAFDDMFEYDLLRAFGGIDRLHMFFLFYPCLLKKSESFVFYIRPHFAHWSKIKCDGTDDGEFNESDSDASDDEFADMNENDMIEDDTIVSVQAGLALTPPPGLE; encoded by the exons ATGTTAATGGGAGATAGGAAGATTGAAGTTTATCTGAATGCAACAAGTTTTCATGAGCAGGCTTTCATGAACTTGCTGTGTTTTCGAATGAGATTTCTGATGGATGCTCCAAGGCTCAAAATGCAACTTCTAAATATGTGCATGGAGCCAATCTTGCAACATAAATTGAGTCCTTTGAAG GTTTGTCTACCTACTGTAGTAGTGGAATTCCTAAGACAAGCAAAGGCTGCTAAGCTTTTCATGACATCAGAATCATTTGCCTTTGATGATATGTTCGAATATGATCTTTTGAGGGCATTTGGCGGGATAGATAGACTCCACatgttctttcttttttatcCTTGTTTACTGAAGAAAAGTGAAAGTTTTGTATT tTACATAAGGCCACATTTTGCACACTGGTCAAAGATCAAATGTGATGGCACCGATGATGGCGAATTCAATGAAAGTGACAGCGATGCATCTGATGACGAATTTGCCGACatgaatgagaatgatatgatTGAAGATGACACAATAGTGAGTGTACAAGCAGGTTTGGCTTTGACCCCCCCCCCCGGACTTGAATAG